The genomic region AAGATCCATGCGATCTACCGCAGGGACGACGTGCCGAAGGCGCAGCGCGAGATGTACACCGTCCTGCCCGAAATGGCGCTGCGTCCCGCCGATGCCTATGACCGGCTGGTCAAGGGCAAGATCGAGAGCATCGAGATCGACGATCTGATGAACCGCATCCTCGCCGTGATGATCGTTCCCTATCCGCCGGGTATCCCGCTGATCATGCCGGGCGAGCGGATCACGCAATCGACGAAGTCCATCCAGGACTACCTGCTTTACGCCCGTGACTTCGACAGCAAATTCCCCGGTTTCGAAACGGATATTCACGGCCTTCGCTTCGCGCCCGGTGATGGCGGACGCCGCTACCTCGTCGATTGCATTGCAGGGGAGGAGCAGGAATGATCCCGCGTGATGTGAAGTCTCCGACGGTCGCCATACCCTTCCACAAGATGCTGAAGATCGTGGCAATCATCGACCGCGACAACTCTCAGGCTCAGGCACTGGTGTCACAGATCGTCGACCAGGGCTTCGAGGTGGAACTGCGCGGCGATTATTCTGCCGATGTCTCCGAGGATGCCGATGTCGGCGCCTATATCGGCTCGGTCGAAGGCGGCCAGCTGTCGGCGGCTCGCAGCTTCCTTCGCTCGGTCAGGGATATCGGCTTCCGTACACCGATCTGGGCAATGGCCGATACGCTGACCATCAAGGATATGGACGTCGTCGAAATGGCCGGCGAGGTCGACGGCTTCGTTTACCTCGGCCAGCAGACGCCGACCTTCTACGCCAAGCAGATCGTCTCCAGCGCGGTCAATTACGGTAAGTCACTGCTGCCGCCGTTCTTCGGCGGCATGATGGCCTATGACGGCGAGGCGAATATCGCCTTCGACTGCCCCGGCCATCAGGGCGGCCAGTTCTATCGGAAGTCGCCGGCCGGCCAGCTGTTCTTCAAATATTTCGGCGAGAGCATTTTCCGCAACGACCTCTGCAATGCGGATGTCGATCTCGGCGACCTCCTGATCCACGAAGGTCCAGCCGTCGAAGCCCAGAAACAGGCGGCGCGCATCTTCGGCGCGGACCGCACCTATTTCATTCTCAACGGAACAAGCACCTCCAACAAGGTGGTTGCCAATGCGGTGCTGCACAGCGGCGATCTCGTGCTCTTCGACCGCAACAATCATAAATCCCTGCATCAGGGCGCTCTTGTTCAGGCAGGCGCCATCCCGATCTATCTACCGACGGCCCGCAATTCTTTCGGCATGATCGGCGCGGTGGACTGGGCGGCGTGGGATGAAAGCTGGCTGCGGCGAAGGATCGAGGAACATCCGCTCGTCGCCGACAAGAGCCGTGCGAAGGCAGACCGGCCCTTCCGTCTCGCCTGCATCCAGCTCGCGACCTATGACGGCACGATCTACAATGTCAGCCAGGTTATGGAGAAGATCGGCCATCTCTGCGACTACGTCCTCTGGGACGAGGCCTGGATCGGCTACAATGCCTTCCACCCGCTCTTCGAAGGCCGCAGCCCGATGCGTCTCAAGGACCTGCGGGCCGACATGCCGGGCCTGTTTTCAACCCAGTCGGTGCACAAGCAGGGTGCCGGCTTTTCCCAGGCGTCGCAGATCCACAAGCGCGACGAACATATCAGCGGTCAGCGCCGGTTCGTCGAACACAAGCGCTTCAATGAATCGCTGCTGATGCATGTTTCGACCTCTCCGTTCTATCCGCTGTTCGCCTCGCTCGATGTCAATGCTAAGGTGCATGAGGGCAAGGCTGGCGAGATGCTCTGGGACCGCTGCATCGAGCTCGGGATCGAGGTGCGCAAGAAGTTGCGCGGTTTCGTGGATCATTACGAGACCAAAGCCGCAAGCCCGGAGGAACAATGGTTTTTCGATCCCTTCGTGCCGGACAAGGTCACCGTTTCGGGCTCCAAACATACCAACGACCTCGAAGGCATGCGGTGGGAGGAAATTCCGACGGATGTGCTCAAACGCGAGCAGCAATGCTGGCAGTTCGATCCGCAGGCAAAGTGGCACGGCTATGCCGGGTATGCACCAGGTTACACCATGGTCGACCCCAACAAACTGGCCATACTGACACCCGGCATCGACCGCAAAACCGGCGGCTATCGCGAGTTCGGCATCCCGGCGACTGTCGTCGCCAACTATCTGCGCGAGCAGCGGGTGGTGGCGGAAAAATGCGACTTGAACAGTCTCCTGTTCCTGCTGACCCCGGCCGAGGACGAGAGCAAGCTGAATACGCTCGTCGCCAAGCTGGTCAAATTCAAAAATCTCTGGGACCGCGATGCGCCGCTGCAGGAAGTGTTGCCAACGGTGTATGCGGCCAATCGCGAGCGCTATGCCGGTTATACGGTCCGTCAGGTCTGCCATGAGATGCACTCCTTCTATCGCGATGCCGGCGTAAAGGAACTGCAGCGCCTCTGCTTCCGCTCCGAGAGCTTCCCGGAACCGGCCATTGCTCCCAAGCAGGCCTACGAAGCGCTGGTCGCCAACAATGTCGACTATGTGCCGCTGACACAGGCTGCCGGCCGCATTTCGGCAACGCTGGCGCTGATCTATCCGCCGGGCATCGGCGTGATCGTGCCGGGAGAGCGCTGGGACGAGAGAGCACGCCCGATGCGGGATTATTTCCTGGCCTTCGAAGAGTCGTTCAACCGGTTTCCGGGCTTCAACTATGAGGTCCAGGGCGTGTTCCAGGAAAAGGTCGAGGGGCGGATCAAATTCCACACATATGTCGTGCGCGAGTAGACGCAGGGAGGGTTTCGTCATGACCGACAACACGATGCATCTCGCGGCCGAGGCCACGGCCAAGAAAAAGATGAACCTGGTGCAGCTCACCTTCATCGTCGCCGTCAACATGATGGGGTCTGGTATCATCATGCTGCCCGCCAATATGGCTCAGGTCGGTGCGATCTCGCTGCTCTCCTGGCTCGTGACGGCCATCGGTTCGATGGCGATCGCTTATGGCTTCGCCCAGGCCGGGCTGTTCAATCAGCGTCCTGGCGGCATGTCCGCCTATGCGGAGGATGCCTACGGCAAAGACGGCTACTTCATGGTGTTCTTCCTGTATTTCCTTTCGCTTGCCGTCGGCAATGTCGCGATCGGCATCTCCGCGGTCGGCTATCTCGCGGGATTTTTTCCGGTGCTGACATCCACGCCCATCATGACCTGCCTGGCGCTGATCATCCTCCTGTGGCTGACCACGGCCGCCAATTTCGGCGGCCCGCGCATCACCGGACGCATCGGTTCGGTCACGGTCTGGGGCGTCATCCTTCCTGTCGGCCTGCTGTCGATCATCGGCTGGCTCTGGTTCAGCTCAAGCACTTTCGGCGATGCCTGGAATCCGAAAGGACTGTCGCTCGCGCAGGGCATGGGATCGAGCATTTC from Rhizobium sp. BT03 harbors:
- the speC gene encoding ornithine decarboxylase, which produces MIPRDVKSPTVAIPFHKMLKIVAIIDRDNSQAQALVSQIVDQGFEVELRGDYSADVSEDADVGAYIGSVEGGQLSAARSFLRSVRDIGFRTPIWAMADTLTIKDMDVVEMAGEVDGFVYLGQQTPTFYAKQIVSSAVNYGKSLLPPFFGGMMAYDGEANIAFDCPGHQGGQFYRKSPAGQLFFKYFGESIFRNDLCNADVDLGDLLIHEGPAVEAQKQAARIFGADRTYFILNGTSTSNKVVANAVLHSGDLVLFDRNNHKSLHQGALVQAGAIPIYLPTARNSFGMIGAVDWAAWDESWLRRRIEEHPLVADKSRAKADRPFRLACIQLATYDGTIYNVSQVMEKIGHLCDYVLWDEAWIGYNAFHPLFEGRSPMRLKDLRADMPGLFSTQSVHKQGAGFSQASQIHKRDEHISGQRRFVEHKRFNESLLMHVSTSPFYPLFASLDVNAKVHEGKAGEMLWDRCIELGIEVRKKLRGFVDHYETKAASPEEQWFFDPFVPDKVTVSGSKHTNDLEGMRWEEIPTDVLKREQQCWQFDPQAKWHGYAGYAPGYTMVDPNKLAILTPGIDRKTGGYREFGIPATVVANYLREQRVVAEKCDLNSLLFLLTPAEDESKLNTLVAKLVKFKNLWDRDAPLQEVLPTVYAANRERYAGYTVRQVCHEMHSFYRDAGVKELQRLCFRSESFPEPAIAPKQAYEALVANNVDYVPLTQAAGRISATLALIYPPGIGVIVPGERWDERARPMRDYFLAFEESFNRFPGFNYEVQGVFQEKVEGRIKFHTYVVRE